From Brevibacillus marinus, a single genomic window includes:
- a CDS encoding M24 family metallopeptidase: MQGRLEKIRAILKEQQLDAIITGKAVHRRYLSGFTGSAGLAIVSQDRAVLVTDFRYVEQAQAQAPHFTVIDHQRDEKGAVRALLQEMGVKRLAFEKQAVSYAVYQDWQAHFTGIELVPTEGIIERLRICKDETELAAIREAVRIADEAFRHILSYLKPGVREQEIALELEYFMRRSGAEAAAFDIIVASGARGALPHGRASEKKIEAGDMVTLDFGAIYQGYVSDLTRTVAVGEPAPQLQEIYEIVRRAQAHAVAKIRSGMTGREADALAREIIAAAGYAAEFGHSTGHGLGLEVHEGPSLAASSSTVLEPGMVVTVEPGIYVSGLGGVRIEDDVLVTDSGCEILSKSTKELLILPV, from the coding sequence ATGCAGGGACGACTGGAAAAAATCAGAGCGATCCTGAAAGAACAGCAGCTTGATGCGATCATCACCGGAAAAGCTGTGCATCGCCGCTACCTCAGCGGCTTCACCGGTTCCGCGGGGCTGGCCATCGTGTCGCAGGATCGCGCCGTCCTGGTGACAGATTTTCGCTACGTCGAGCAGGCGCAGGCGCAAGCGCCCCACTTTACGGTGATCGACCACCAGCGCGATGAAAAAGGAGCGGTGCGGGCGCTGCTGCAGGAGATGGGCGTGAAGCGGCTCGCCTTTGAAAAGCAGGCCGTCAGCTACGCCGTTTACCAGGATTGGCAGGCCCATTTTACGGGGATTGAGCTGGTGCCCACGGAAGGGATCATTGAACGACTGCGCATCTGCAAAGACGAAACGGAATTGGCGGCGATCCGCGAAGCGGTGCGCATCGCCGACGAGGCGTTCCGCCACATTCTCTCCTACCTGAAACCGGGCGTTCGCGAGCAAGAGATCGCCTTGGAACTGGAATACTTCATGAGGCGGAGCGGCGCCGAGGCCGCAGCCTTTGACATCATCGTGGCCTCCGGTGCAAGGGGAGCGCTGCCCCACGGCAGGGCAAGCGAGAAGAAGATCGAGGCTGGCGACATGGTGACGCTCGATTTCGGGGCGATCTACCAGGGCTATGTTTCCGATCTTACGCGCACGGTGGCGGTCGGCGAACCCGCCCCGCAGTTGCAGGAGATTTACGAGATTGTCCGGCGTGCGCAAGCGCATGCCGTGGCGAAGATCCGCTCCGGGATGACGGGCAGGGAGGCGGACGCGCTGGCGCGGGAAATCATCGCCGCGGCCGGCTACGCGGCGGAGTTTGGCCACAGTACGGGACACGGCCTGGGGCTGGAGGTGCATGAGGGCCCCTCGCTGGCCGCGAGCAGCAGCACCGTGCTGGAGCCGGGCATGGTGGTCACCGTGGAGCCGGGGATTTACGTCAGCGGTCTCGGCGGTGTGCGCATCGAGGACGACGTGCTGGTGACCGACAGCGGCTGCGAGATCCTCAGCAAATCGACAAAGGAGTTGCTCATTCTGCCGGTCTGA
- the aroQ gene encoding type II 3-dehydroquinate dehydratase, whose protein sequence is MVSLLVLNGPNLNLLGVREPDVYGRETLEDIMTHLGKVAAELGCAITHRQSNHEGDLIDAIHAARGVHDGLIINPGAFTHYCYALRDAIAAVNLPTIEVHLSNIHAREPFRHLSVIAPVALGQIVGLGASGYEWALRALVRHLQNSR, encoded by the coding sequence ATGGTTTCTTTGTTGGTATTGAACGGGCCCAACCTGAATCTGTTAGGCGTGCGGGAACCCGACGTTTACGGCCGCGAGACGCTTGAGGATATCATGACCCACCTCGGCAAAGTGGCGGCAGAGCTGGGCTGCGCGATTACCCATCGCCAGTCCAATCACGAGGGCGACTTGATCGATGCGATTCACGCCGCCAGAGGCGTGCACGACGGTTTGATCATCAACCCCGGCGCGTTTACCCATTACTGCTATGCCCTGCGGGACGCGATTGCCGCCGTTAACCTGCCGACGATCGAAGTGCACCTCTCCAATATTCATGCGCGCGAGCCGTTCCGCCACCTTTCCGTGATCGCTCCCGTTGCATTGGGACAAATCGTCGGATTGGGAGCGAGCGGCTACGAGTGGGCGCTGCGCGCCCTGGTGCGGCATCTGCAAAACAGCCGCTAG
- a CDS encoding YqhR family membrane protein, translating to MNATKSGQAGRARSVRLRSRQWRKIAEVSLAGTLIWAFLRMVAAFFHFTPYANYVFSRPLVGMSAEGTRGGAILGLLVLFALSLVAAALYAALFARFRVWWAGILYGGALFLLFGSLFAMWRWNANTICTELAWFVSYGQFVGMTLTAERHDEL from the coding sequence GTGAACGCGACGAAATCAGGACAAGCCGGGCGGGCACGCAGCGTCAGGCTGCGCTCCCGGCAATGGCGGAAAATCGCCGAAGTCTCCCTCGCAGGCACGCTCATCTGGGCGTTCCTTCGGATGGTGGCCGCGTTTTTTCACTTTACTCCCTACGCCAACTACGTCTTCTCCCGGCCGCTTGTGGGGATGAGCGCTGAAGGGACGAGGGGCGGCGCGATCCTCGGGCTGCTCGTCTTGTTTGCGCTCTCGCTCGTCGCCGCGGCGCTCTATGCCGCGTTGTTTGCCCGCTTCCGGGTGTGGTGGGCGGGCATTTTGTACGGAGGAGCGCTGTTTCTCCTGTTCGGCAGCCTGTTTGCGATGTGGCGCTGGAATGCCAACACAATCTGCACGGAACTGGCGTGGTTTGTCTCGTACGGGCAGTTCGTCGGCATGACCTTGACGGCGGAACGGCATGACGAGCTTTAA
- a CDS encoding DUF1385 domain-containing protein has translation MAKQNVPSYGGQAVIEGVMFGGKRVTITAIRKSNQEIVFFEEPRREIKWVQPLKKIPFVRGIVSLLEASANGAKHLNFSTEQYGTDSGEEGSQAGPSKLTLILGVAVVGVLSFLFGKLLFTVVPAILASWLFGHWVPNGVWSNLIEGVIKIVLLLAYIIAISQTPLIKRLFQYHGAEHKVINAFEAGVDLTVKNVQQFSTLHYRCGSSFLMFTVIVGVIVYSFVDYNTVWERVIQRIYLLPVVIGVSYEVLQLTNRLRDIPVLRYLGYPGLWLQKITTREPDDSQVEVAIASFLKMRESEQLLAENRLASTG, from the coding sequence TTGGCGAAACAGAACGTACCCAGCTATGGTGGGCAAGCTGTCATCGAAGGCGTCATGTTCGGCGGCAAGCGGGTGACCATCACGGCGATCCGCAAAAGCAATCAGGAAATCGTCTTTTTTGAGGAACCACGCAGGGAGATCAAATGGGTCCAACCGTTAAAAAAAATCCCGTTTGTGCGGGGAATCGTCAGTCTGCTTGAAGCGAGCGCAAACGGAGCCAAACATCTGAACTTCTCAACCGAGCAGTACGGCACCGACTCGGGCGAGGAAGGCAGCCAGGCCGGTCCGTCCAAACTGACGCTGATCCTTGGCGTAGCCGTCGTCGGGGTGCTCTCGTTCTTGTTCGGCAAGCTGCTGTTCACCGTGGTTCCGGCCATTTTGGCCAGCTGGCTGTTCGGCCACTGGGTGCCCAACGGCGTCTGGTCCAACCTGATCGAAGGCGTGATCAAAATCGTCCTGCTGCTCGCCTACATCATCGCGATTTCCCAGACGCCGCTGATCAAACGTCTCTTTCAATATCACGGCGCGGAACACAAAGTGATTAACGCCTTTGAGGCAGGGGTAGACTTAACGGTAAAAAACGTGCAGCAGTTTTCCACCCTTCACTATCGCTGCGGCTCCAGTTTTCTCATGTTCACCGTGATCGTCGGGGTAATCGTCTACTCGTTCGTCGATTACAACACCGTGTGGGAACGGGTGATCCAGCGGATTTACCTGCTGCCGGTGGTGATTGGCGTCTCCTACGAGGTCCTGCAGCTGACCAACCGCCTGCGGGACATCCCCGTCCTGCGCTACTTGGGCTATCCCGGCTTGTGGCTGCAAAAAATTACGACGCGCGAGCCCGACGACAGTCAAGTGGAAGTGGCGATCGCCTCCTTCCTGAAGATGCGGGAAAGCGAGCAACTGCTTGCGGAAAACCGGCTTGCTTCAACCGGTTAA
- a CDS encoding patatin-like phospholipase family protein, whose protein sequence is MNADAVFEGGGVKGLAFIGAVQVMEEHGYRWQKLAGTSAGSIIASLLSAGYSGLELYKIFSQFDYESLVDRRGWRSIPLLGPLWALLTQKGIYPGQPLERFVDELLRRKGIRTFGDLPPDKLKIIVSDISEYRMLVLPDDLVHFQLNPATFSIARAVRMSSAMPYFFQPVQLRNAATKKVHYLVDGGLLSNFPVWLFDEEQPRWPTFGFRLSAPPPGEQTPAGIMDEEREKQITGLLSYSKALIVTMLEAHDRLHVKNAEAVRTIFIPTKGIRTTQFRLTPQMREHIYRSGRAAAEQFLRQWDYTHYLTTFRRANAAPPDQKKSGC, encoded by the coding sequence TTGAACGCAGATGCGGTTTTTGAAGGCGGGGGAGTAAAAGGGCTCGCCTTTATCGGCGCCGTGCAGGTGATGGAGGAACACGGATACAGGTGGCAAAAGTTGGCCGGTACGTCTGCCGGTTCGATTATCGCCAGCTTGCTCAGCGCTGGATACAGCGGCCTTGAATTGTACAAAATCTTCAGTCAGTTTGATTACGAGTCACTGGTGGATCGGCGCGGCTGGCGGAGCATTCCGCTGCTCGGTCCGCTTTGGGCCCTGCTGACCCAAAAAGGCATCTACCCGGGGCAGCCTTTGGAGCGGTTTGTCGATGAGCTGCTGCGCCGCAAGGGCATCCGCACCTTTGGCGACCTGCCCCCAGACAAGCTGAAGATCATTGTGTCGGACATTTCCGAATACCGGATGCTGGTGCTGCCCGACGATCTGGTTCACTTCCAGCTCAACCCCGCGACTTTTTCCATCGCCCGCGCGGTGCGGATGAGTTCCGCCATGCCCTATTTCTTCCAACCCGTTCAGCTTCGCAATGCCGCCACCAAAAAGGTTCACTATCTGGTGGATGGAGGACTGCTCAGCAACTTTCCCGTCTGGCTGTTTGACGAGGAGCAGCCGCGCTGGCCGACGTTTGGCTTCCGGCTCAGCGCTCCGCCGCCGGGCGAACAGACGCCGGCGGGGATAATGGATGAAGAGCGGGAGAAGCAGATCACCGGTTTGCTCTCCTACAGCAAAGCCCTGATCGTGACGATGCTGGAAGCGCACGATCGCCTGCACGTCAAGAACGCGGAAGCGGTCCGCACCATCTTCATTCCGACAAAGGGGATCAGAACGACCCAGTTCCGGCTCACGCCGCAAATGCGGGAGCACATCTACCGTTCCGGTCGGGCAGCGGCCGAGCAGTTCCTGAGGCAGTGGGATTACACGCACTACCTGACCACGTTTCGCCGCGCGAACGCCGCCCCGCCAGACCAAAAAAAGAGTGGCTGCTGA
- the mntR gene encoding transcriptional regulator MntR, with protein sequence MPTPSMEDYLERIYNLIEEKGYARVSDIAEALEVHPSSVTKMVQKLDKDKYLVYEKYRGLVLTPKGKKVGKRLVDRHTLLEDFLRLIGVDEEHIYKDVEGIEHHLSWESITCIGYLVQYFRQDPARVAELQRIREEEEAAEE encoded by the coding sequence GTGCCGACACCCAGTATGGAAGACTATTTGGAGCGAATCTACAATTTGATTGAAGAAAAGGGATACGCCCGCGTCTCGGACATCGCGGAAGCGCTGGAAGTGCATCCTTCGTCCGTGACCAAAATGGTGCAGAAACTGGACAAGGACAAGTATCTGGTGTATGAAAAGTACCGCGGTTTGGTGCTGACTCCCAAAGGGAAAAAAGTGGGCAAACGGCTGGTTGACCGGCACACGCTGTTGGAAGATTTTCTGCGTTTGATCGGTGTTGATGAAGAACACATCTACAAGGATGTGGAAGGGATCGAACACCATTTGAGTTGGGAATCGATTACCTGCATCGGCTACCTGGTTCAGTATTTTCGCCAGGACCCGGCGAGAGTTGCGGAACTGCAGCGCATTCGCGAGGAGGAAGAAGCGGCGGAGGAGTAG
- the dat gene encoding D-amino-acid transaminase, which yields MYFVDGRWVDAAETLIHPEDRGYLFGDGIYEVCRVYQGKIYQWEAHYQRFVRSAAELRIAFPWTSSELQSTAYELVEKNGLAAEDAILYLQVTRGAAPRTHDFPEGMKPVLSGFARKMARPLAQLENGVAAALLPDIRWLRCDIKSLNLLGAVMAKQQAKERGAFEAILHRDGTVTEGSASNLFVVKDGALYTHPANHLILRGITRQVVLELAAQLSLPVREEAFDTQFLAQADEAFFTGTTVEVMPVVSIDGQPVGSGRVGAVVRKLQEAFAATIGLG from the coding sequence ATGTATTTCGTAGACGGCAGGTGGGTGGATGCTGCCGAAACGCTGATCCATCCGGAAGATAGAGGGTACCTGTTCGGCGACGGCATCTACGAGGTGTGCCGCGTCTACCAGGGAAAAATCTACCAATGGGAGGCGCATTATCAGCGGTTTGTGCGCAGCGCGGCGGAGCTGCGGATCGCCTTTCCCTGGACGAGCAGCGAACTGCAGTCGACCGCTTATGAGCTGGTCGAGAAAAACGGGCTGGCCGCCGAGGATGCCATTCTTTACCTGCAGGTGACGAGAGGCGCCGCTCCCCGCACACACGATTTTCCGGAAGGGATGAAGCCGGTCCTGTCCGGCTTTGCCAGAAAGATGGCACGACCGCTCGCCCAGCTGGAGAACGGCGTTGCGGCGGCGCTGCTGCCCGACATTCGCTGGCTTCGCTGCGACATCAAAAGCCTGAACCTGCTTGGCGCGGTCATGGCCAAGCAGCAGGCCAAAGAGCGGGGCGCCTTCGAGGCGATCCTGCACCGCGACGGTACGGTCACCGAAGGCAGCGCATCCAATCTGTTCGTCGTCAAGGATGGCGCGCTTTACACGCATCCTGCCAACCACCTGATCCTGCGCGGCATTACCCGGCAGGTGGTGCTCGAACTGGCGGCGCAGCTTTCGCTGCCGGTGCGCGAAGAAGCATTCGACACGCAGTTCCTCGCGCAGGCAGATGAAGCGTTCTTCACCGGCACGACGGTGGAAGTGATGCCGGTCGTCTCCATCGACGGGCAGCCGGTCGGCAGCGGCCGGGTGGGCGCGGTCGTCCGCAAGCTGCAAGAAGCGTTTGCCGCGACGATCGGGCTTGGCTGA
- a CDS encoding lipoate--protein ligase family protein — protein MEQWRFVLTKAMSPAMNMAVDEAILTLHSEGKVPPTVRFYTWEPATLSIGYFQKAEQEIDVQEVKRQGLGFVRRPTGGRAVLHDQELTYSVIVAESHPKMPTSVTEAYKVISMGLLHGFQQLGLSAEMVSLATEEEKAKYSSPGSAACFDSPSWYELVVEGKKVAGSAQTRQKGVILQHGSILLDMDVERLFSLLRFPSERVKQRMIDSFRQKAVTINEVSPVRVSLEQAIEAFFHGFSSGLGVQLHEQPLTAEEIALADELCRTRYATAAWNFRR, from the coding sequence TTGGAGCAGTGGCGGTTTGTGTTGACAAAGGCGATGTCCCCGGCGATGAACATGGCGGTGGACGAGGCGATTCTGACGTTGCACAGCGAAGGAAAGGTTCCGCCAACGGTGCGCTTTTACACGTGGGAACCGGCGACCTTGTCGATCGGCTACTTCCAGAAGGCGGAGCAGGAAATCGATGTGCAGGAAGTCAAGCGGCAGGGACTGGGGTTTGTCCGGCGGCCGACCGGCGGACGGGCCGTGCTGCACGACCAGGAGCTGACCTACAGCGTGATCGTGGCGGAGAGCCACCCCAAGATGCCAACCAGCGTAACGGAAGCGTACAAAGTGATCAGCATGGGGCTGCTGCACGGGTTTCAGCAGCTGGGCCTGAGCGCGGAAATGGTTTCCTTGGCCACGGAAGAGGAGAAGGCCAAATACAGCTCCCCCGGTTCCGCCGCGTGTTTCGACTCCCCTTCCTGGTACGAATTGGTTGTCGAAGGAAAAAAAGTGGCGGGCAGCGCCCAGACCCGGCAAAAAGGGGTGATTCTGCAGCATGGTTCGATCCTGCTGGACATGGATGTGGAGCGCCTGTTTTCCCTGCTGCGCTTCCCGTCGGAACGGGTGAAACAGCGGATGATCGACAGCTTCCGGCAAAAGGCGGTGACGATTAACGAAGTGAGCCCGGTCAGGGTCAGCCTGGAACAGGCGATAGAGGCATTTTTTCACGGGTTCTCCTCCGGTTTGGGCGTACAGTTACACGAACAGCCGCTGACCGCTGAGGAAATCGCTCTGGCGGATGAGTTGTGCCGCACCCGCTACGCCACCGCGGCGTGGAACTTCCGCCGCTAA
- the gcvPB gene encoding aminomethyl-transferring glycine dehydrogenase subunit GcvPB, which translates to MHKQKEKALIFELSQPGRVGYSLPELDVPAAEVADLLPQHLIRQAPARLPEVSELQLMRHYTELSNRNHGVDSGFYPLGSCTMKYNPKVNEDIARFPGFAAIHPYQPEETVQGALEVLYNLQRDLAEITGMDAVSLQPAAGAAGEFTGLMMIRAYHESRGEKRTKVLVPNSAHGTNPASAHVAGLETVTIPSDERGLVDIAALRAAVGPDTAGLMLTNPNTLGLFEEDIVEMARIVHEAGGLLYYDGANANAILGIARPGDMGFDVVHLNLHKTFTGPHGGGGPGAGPVGVKASLAPFLPAPLVGKDEQGRFYLDYDRPQSIGRVKAYYGNFGILLRAYAYICTMGAEGLRQVSENAVLNANYLMRRLAEAYELPYDRICKHEFVLSGVRQKKQGVRTLDIAKRLLDFGYHPPTIYFPLIVEECLMIEPTETETKETLDEFAEVMLAIARECEESPEIVQEAPHTTVVKRLDEATAARRPILRYQPEAGEAGPT; encoded by the coding sequence GTGCATAAGCAAAAAGAAAAAGCGCTGATTTTTGAACTGAGTCAGCCCGGGCGGGTGGGCTACAGCCTGCCGGAATTGGACGTTCCGGCGGCGGAGGTGGCGGATCTCTTGCCCCAGCACTTGATCCGCCAAGCTCCCGCGCGTTTGCCGGAGGTTTCCGAGTTGCAGCTGATGCGCCACTATACCGAACTGTCCAACCGCAATCACGGCGTGGACAGCGGATTTTACCCGCTCGGTTCCTGCACGATGAAGTACAATCCGAAAGTCAACGAAGACATCGCCCGCTTTCCCGGATTTGCGGCGATTCATCCCTATCAACCGGAGGAGACCGTGCAGGGAGCGCTGGAAGTGCTGTACAATCTGCAGCGGGATCTGGCCGAGATCACCGGGATGGACGCGGTTTCGCTGCAGCCGGCTGCGGGGGCGGCCGGGGAGTTTACCGGACTGATGATGATCCGCGCGTATCACGAAAGCCGCGGCGAGAAGCGGACGAAAGTGCTTGTGCCCAACTCCGCCCACGGCACCAACCCGGCGTCCGCCCATGTCGCCGGGCTGGAGACGGTGACGATTCCATCGGATGAGCGGGGCCTGGTCGACATCGCCGCACTGCGGGCGGCGGTCGGTCCGGATACCGCGGGGCTGATGCTGACCAATCCCAATACGCTTGGCCTGTTTGAAGAGGATATCGTCGAGATGGCGCGGATCGTCCATGAGGCCGGCGGTCTGCTCTATTACGACGGGGCCAATGCCAACGCCATCCTCGGCATCGCCCGCCCGGGAGATATGGGGTTTGACGTGGTTCACCTCAATCTGCACAAGACGTTTACCGGACCGCATGGCGGCGGCGGCCCGGGCGCGGGGCCGGTCGGCGTGAAAGCGTCCCTCGCGCCGTTTTTGCCGGCACCTCTGGTTGGCAAAGACGAGCAAGGCCGTTTTTACCTCGATTACGATCGGCCGCAGTCGATCGGGCGCGTAAAGGCTTACTACGGCAACTTCGGCATCCTTTTGCGGGCCTATGCCTACATCTGCACAATGGGGGCGGAGGGCTTGCGGCAGGTGTCGGAAAACGCCGTGCTGAACGCCAACTACCTGATGCGCCGGTTGGCGGAAGCGTATGAACTGCCCTATGACCGCATCTGCAAGCACGAATTCGTCCTCTCCGGCGTCCGCCAGAAGAAACAGGGCGTCCGCACCTTGGACATCGCCAAGCGGCTGCTTGACTTCGGCTATCATCCGCCGACGATCTACTTTCCGCTGATCGTCGAGGAGTGCCTGATGATCGAGCCGACCGAGACGGAGACGAAGGAGACGTTGGATGAGTTCGCCGAGGTGATGCTGGCGATCGCCCGCGAGTGCGAAGAGTCGCCGGAGATCGTCCAGGAAGCGCCGCATACCACGGTCGTCAAACGGCTGGATGAAGCGACGGCGGCGCGCAGGCCGATCCTCCGCTATCAGCCGGAAGCAGGGGAGGCGGGCCCCACGTAA